A genome region from Thermoanaerobacterium xylanolyticum LX-11 includes the following:
- the gcvPA gene encoding aminomethyl-transferring glycine dehydrogenase subunit GcvPA — MHKYIPASKAQQSEMLKSVNVKSIEDLFVDIPENIRLNQKLNISEPLSEAELIKSMKELAKDIKTTDDLICFLGAGVYDHFIPSVVKHIVSKPEFYTAYTPYQPEISQGTLQAIYEYQTMICNLTDMDVSNASMYDGATALSEAAKMASVVTNRKKVLVSSSVNPEAKKVLRTYMRFSDIEIVEIDDKEGTIDVDLLKSSIDSNTAAFIAQNPNFFGIIEDLDDVERLVHKNGSLLIMYVEPISLSILKTPGEIGADIAVGDGQPLGNNLNFGGPHLGFFATTQKLMRKLPGRIIGETNDVDGKRGFVLTLQAREQHIRREKATSNICTNHSLNALTAAVYMATLGKSGIKDVASQCYKKAHYAYNKLLKTGKFKPIFEKPFFMEFAINCENNVDDLNDLLLSNGIIGGYNLEKEYKKYKNSMLVCVTEKRTKEEIDKLVSVMGGAIDELR, encoded by the coding sequence GTGCACAAATACATCCCAGCATCCAAAGCCCAACAAAGCGAAATGCTTAAATCTGTGAATGTAAAATCAATCGAAGATTTATTTGTGGACATTCCAGAGAACATAAGGTTAAATCAGAAACTTAATATATCAGAACCGTTGTCAGAGGCAGAGCTTATAAAAAGCATGAAAGAATTGGCTAAAGATATTAAGACGACAGATGATCTTATTTGTTTCTTAGGTGCAGGCGTATACGATCATTTTATACCATCTGTTGTAAAGCACATAGTATCAAAGCCTGAATTTTATACAGCTTATACGCCGTACCAACCTGAGATAAGTCAAGGTACATTGCAAGCCATATATGAGTATCAGACGATGATATGCAACTTGACTGATATGGATGTTTCAAACGCATCTATGTACGATGGTGCTACAGCTTTAAGCGAAGCTGCAAAAATGGCCTCCGTTGTTACAAACAGAAAAAAAGTGCTTGTATCATCGTCAGTTAATCCTGAAGCAAAGAAAGTACTTCGTACTTACATGAGATTTAGCGATATAGAAATTGTTGAGATAGATGATAAAGAAGGCACGATAGATGTAGATCTTTTAAAATCTTCTATTGATAGCAATACTGCAGCATTCATAGCACAAAATCCGAATTTTTTCGGCATAATAGAAGACCTCGATGATGTAGAAAGACTTGTTCATAAAAATGGTTCACTTCTCATCATGTACGTTGAACCAATATCATTGTCTATATTAAAAACACCTGGAGAAATAGGTGCAGACATAGCAGTAGGTGATGGCCAGCCTCTTGGAAATAACCTTAACTTTGGAGGCCCTCACCTGGGATTCTTTGCAACTACACAAAAATTAATGAGAAAATTGCCAGGTAGGATCATAGGAGAAACAAACGATGTAGATGGAAAAAGAGGGTTTGTATTGACGCTGCAAGCAAGAGAACAGCACATAAGGAGAGAAAAAGCCACATCAAATATTTGCACAAATCACTCACTGAACGCATTGACTGCCGCCGTATATATGGCAACACTTGGAAAAAGCGGCATTAAAGATGTTGCTTCACAGTGCTACAAAAAGGCTCATTATGCATACAATAAGCTACTAAAAACAGGAAAATTTAAGCCTATATTTGAAAAGCCATTTTTTATGGAGTTTGCAATTAATTGTGAAAATAACGTAGATGACTTAAATGATCTTCTTTTGTCAAATGGCATAATTGGTGGTTACAACCTTGAAAAAGAGTACAAAAAGTACAAGAATTCAATGC
- the gcvH gene encoding glycine cleavage system protein GcvH produces the protein MKILEGLYYSKNHEWVKVEGDKAYVGITDFAQHSLGDIVYAELPEIDTALNAGDTLGTVESVKAASDVYCPISGKVVEVNQAVADDPSLLNSDPYENWMICVEMNDKGELDQLMSPEEYRDFCN, from the coding sequence ATGAAAATTTTAGAAGGTCTTTATTACTCAAAAAATCACGAATGGGTAAAAGTTGAAGGCGACAAGGCATACGTTGGAATAACTGATTTTGCTCAGCATTCATTAGGCGACATAGTCTACGCAGAACTTCCTGAAATTGATACAGCATTAAATGCAGGTGATACATTAGGCACTGTTGAATCAGTAAAAGCAGCATCCGATGTCTACTGCCCTATAAGCGGCAAAGTAGTTGAAGTAAACCAAGCCGTCGCAGACGATCCATCACTTTTAAACAGCGATCCATACGAAAACTGGATGATTTGCGTCGAAATGAATGACAAGGGTGAATTAGATCAACTTATGTCACCAGAAGAATATAGAGATTTTTGCAATTAA
- the gcvT gene encoding glycine cleavage system aminomethyltransferase GcvT: MIRLDSLKRTPLYDIHKKYGAKMIDFAGFEMPVQYESILKEHEAVRKNAGLFDVSHMGEIIVEGKDSEKFINYMVTNDITKITENQAMYSPMCYHNGTTVDDLLVYKFSYEKYMLVVNASNIDKDYKWLWENKNGFDVEIKDESGEISELALQGPKSQEILEKITNYDLDSLKYYHFDYMDLDGINCLVSRSGYTGEDGFEIFLKNEYVANMWEKILSVGENLGIKPAGLGARDTLRFEAGLPLYGNELSDDITPLEAGLGSFVKLDKSFIGKEALLNQKEEGLKRKIVGFEMADNAIPRHGYDVYAEGEKIGYVTTGYLSPTLKKNIGMALIKSQFATIGNEINIIIRNKPYKAFVTSKNFYKKNYKK; encoded by the coding sequence ATGATCCGATTGGACAGCTTAAAAAGAACCCCACTTTACGACATCCACAAAAAGTATGGTGCAAAGATGATAGATTTTGCAGGATTTGAAATGCCTGTACAGTACGAAAGTATACTTAAAGAACACGAAGCAGTAAGAAAAAATGCAGGTCTTTTTGACGTGTCACACATGGGTGAAATAATTGTGGAAGGCAAGGACTCTGAAAAATTCATAAACTACATGGTTACAAACGACATCACAAAAATTACTGAAAATCAAGCAATGTATTCTCCTATGTGCTATCATAATGGCACAACAGTAGACGATTTATTAGTGTACAAATTTTCTTATGAAAAATACATGTTAGTAGTTAATGCCAGCAATATAGATAAGGATTACAAATGGCTATGGGAAAACAAAAATGGCTTTGATGTAGAAATAAAAGATGAATCAGGGGAGATCTCAGAACTTGCTTTGCAAGGGCCAAAATCTCAAGAAATACTTGAGAAAATTACAAATTACGATTTAGACAGTTTAAAATACTACCATTTTGATTATATGGATTTAGACGGAATAAATTGCCTTGTTTCAAGGTCTGGTTATACTGGTGAAGACGGCTTCGAAATATTTTTAAAAAACGAATATGTAGCAAATATGTGGGAAAAAATCTTATCTGTCGGAGAAAATCTTGGCATAAAGCCTGCAGGCTTAGGCGCCAGAGATACGCTGAGATTCGAAGCAGGACTTCCACTATACGGCAATGAACTTTCTGATGACATAACACCATTAGAAGCTGGATTAGGTTCATTTGTTAAACTTGATAAATCATTCATAGGGAAAGAAGCTCTTTTAAATCAAAAAGAAGAAGGACTTAAGAGGAAAATAGTAGGATTTGAAATGGCGGATAATGCTATACCGCGCCATGGTTATGATGTTTATGCAGAAGGCGAAAAGATCGGATATGTGACAACAGGATATTTATCGCCTACGCTAAAGAAAAACATAGGTATGGCGTTAATAAAAAGTCAATTTGCCACCATTGGCAATGAAATAAACATAATAATACGCAACAAGCCATATAAGGCTTTTGTGACAAGCAAAAATTTTTACAAGAAAAATTACAAAAAATAG
- a CDS encoding N-acetylmuramoyl-L-alanine amidase family protein, which yields MKSILTNIRLDTKAANNCIKENKSLIGFDFYTDIPEYSVEKSDGDYIIVFKDASMNMPVGTYTVDDGIIDKIILKQDEKKVEATIKLSMESDSDIKVSNGVPAKIDFYVDRTPLKKILSGKKIALNPVHKKTTKSPTNLLPQVPMNDIAKKVSELLNSLNAKPHIIESNYSDSIAINDDVKYDIAISFATEASLKDESGFKIYYDEQNNKSKRLAEILNKAVERKSPLNNLGIHAKKYSDEPFEIPIVTIVPAIENSRLDDAHLRDIDYRSKIALAVFNGILEYFKSNSSSPILN from the coding sequence TTGAAAAGTATATTGACAAACATCAGGCTTGATACAAAAGCCGCAAATAACTGTATAAAGGAAAATAAAAGTCTGATAGGCTTTGACTTTTACACAGATATTCCGGAATACAGCGTAGAAAAATCGGATGGTGATTATATAATTGTATTTAAAGATGCTTCCATGAATATGCCAGTCGGAACATATACAGTCGATGATGGTATCATCGATAAGATCATATTGAAGCAGGATGAAAAAAAAGTAGAGGCGACGATCAAACTGTCCATGGAATCAGATAGCGACATTAAAGTGTCAAATGGAGTACCCGCTAAGATAGATTTCTACGTTGACAGAACACCACTTAAAAAGATTTTATCAGGCAAAAAAATCGCACTAAATCCTGTACATAAAAAAACTACTAAAAGCCCTACAAATCTTTTACCTCAAGTGCCAATGAACGATATCGCAAAAAAGGTAAGTGAATTGTTGAATTCGCTAAATGCAAAGCCACATATAATAGAAAGCAATTACAGCGACTCAATTGCCATAAATGATGATGTAAAATACGATATTGCAATAAGTTTTGCAACCGAAGCATCTTTAAAAGATGAAAGCGGATTTAAGATATACTACGACGAACAAAATAACAAATCCAAAAGGCTTGCTGAAATCCTCAATAAAGCTGTAGAGCGAAAATCTCCATTGAACAATTTAGGAATACATGCAAAAAAATACAGCGATGAACCTTTTGAAATACCTATTGTGACAATTGTACCTGCCATAGAAAACAGCAGATTAGACGATGCACATTTAAGAGACATAGACTACAGAAGCAAAATTGCATTAGCAGTATTTAATGGAATACTGGAGTATTTTAAATCTAATTCTTCTTCTCCTATATTGAATTAA
- a CDS encoding coenzyme F420-0:L-glutamate ligase produces MTYGKIPIRTHVITKDDDIVDVVSKYTKDIAEEGDLIAIAESVVAITQGRAYMPDEIKVGFLAKVLCRFTGRNGSLTSPQAMQCAINEVGWLRIFVAALVSAIGKIFKKRGLFFKIAGRKVALIDDVAGTMAPYHEYIVLGPAEPDLVCDMIKQKTGIDTAIIDANDLHCADCIGASKGVSKSYVEKLFLDNPSGNSEQQTPIVVIKSYKEQTAEIADDTRCEKELHEILQNQ; encoded by the coding sequence TTGACATACGGGAAAATTCCTATAAGGACCCATGTTATAACAAAAGATGACGATATAGTTGATGTGGTATCAAAATACACAAAAGACATTGCAGAAGAAGGGGATCTCATAGCCATTGCGGAAAGCGTTGTGGCTATTACCCAGGGAAGGGCTTATATGCCTGATGAGATAAAAGTGGGATTTTTGGCTAAAGTCTTATGCAGGTTTACGGGGAGAAATGGAAGCCTAACTTCGCCACAAGCCATGCAGTGTGCTATAAACGAGGTAGGTTGGCTTAGGATTTTTGTGGCTGCGCTTGTAAGTGCTATAGGTAAAATATTTAAGAAAAGAGGACTTTTTTTCAAGATAGCGGGGAGAAAAGTTGCGCTTATAGATGACGTGGCAGGAACCATGGCACCTTATCACGAGTACATAGTATTAGGACCTGCTGAACCTGATTTGGTATGCGATATGATAAAACAGAAAACAGGTATCGATACTGCTATAATCGATGCAAATGACTTGCATTGTGCTGATTGCATTGGCGCGTCTAAAGGTGTCTCAAAATCGTACGTTGAGAAGCTTTTTTTAGACAATCCGTCGGGAAATTCAGAACAGCAGACGCCTATTGTTGTAATTAAATCATATAAAGAACAAACCGCAGAGATTGCTGATGATACAAGATGTGAAAAAGAATTGCATGAGATTTTGCAAAATCAATAA
- a CDS encoding cation-translocating P-type ATPase, with protein MKTDDIFRMTEDQLFKELDTSIKGISKEEAKKRLEKYGYNEIKEVKKTSMFSRFIANFTHLLAILLWIASILSFVGGMPQLGWAIILVIIVNALFSFWQEFKAEQATESLKKMLPSYVKVIRDGQQEQILARELVPGDVIYLEEGDHVPADARLIEAFEMRTINAALTGESEPVRRTSDVVLDDDVSLIQAPNLVFMGTNVASGSGTAVVYATGMNTQFGKIASLTQTISAEQSPLQKQLTRVAKVIAYLSLVMGVFFFLLGLLMGRSLVDTFMFAIGIITANVPEGLLPTVTLALAMGVQRMAKRHALVKKLSSVETLGGATVICTDKTGTLTQNEMTVREIWTKVAYYNVSGVGYEPKGDFYVDDQKVDVKNLPNELSLLLKIGLLCNNSRLVRPTDENPSWGIIGDPTEGSLVVLAEKAGFTLEEMLREYPRISQLPFDSRRKRMTSIHKYGKEIYVFTKGAPKETLSVCNYILSDDGIKKLEQSDIDDIVKQNDKFAESGLRVLAMAYKKIDNEIKEYSIENVENDLIFVGLVAMMDPPRPEVELAVKQAHKAGIKIIMITGDYGLTAESIARRIGIVKGPRPRIITGNELDKMSDEDLKKELKNKEIIFARVAPEHKMKVVAALKDMGEVVAVTGDGVNDSPALKKADIGIAMGKSGTDVAREVATMVLTDDNFASIVNAIEEGRAVYDNVRKFITYIFAHLTPEAIPYILFSLFNIPVPITVMQILAIDLGTETLPALALGVEPPEPGVMDRPPRSPKEKLLNLSLFLRGYVLLGIISSIAVLSGYFWVLYSGGWHWGMTLPLSDPLARKAATMSFLGIVIMQVANVFACRTEVASMFSVSFFKNRLLNIGVVFELVLTALLIYVPFLQKIFDTYPVPFKNWLFYVAFMPLLIGAEEIRKYILRRKIASNQKEVKGSI; from the coding sequence TTGAAAACAGATGATATATTTAGAATGACAGAAGATCAATTGTTTAAAGAATTAGACACATCTATAAAAGGCATTTCAAAAGAAGAGGCCAAAAAAAGGTTAGAAAAATATGGATACAACGAAATAAAAGAAGTCAAAAAGACATCCATGTTTTCAAGATTCATAGCAAATTTTACACATCTATTGGCAATTCTTCTTTGGATAGCCAGCATACTTTCTTTTGTAGGTGGCATGCCACAACTTGGATGGGCAATAATACTTGTAATAATTGTAAATGCTTTGTTTAGCTTCTGGCAGGAGTTTAAGGCAGAACAAGCGACAGAAAGCCTTAAGAAGATGTTGCCATCGTATGTGAAAGTCATAAGAGACGGTCAACAAGAACAAATATTAGCACGTGAATTAGTTCCAGGAGATGTTATATACCTTGAAGAAGGCGATCATGTGCCTGCAGATGCAAGGCTCATCGAAGCTTTTGAGATGAGGACTATTAATGCTGCATTGACAGGGGAATCAGAGCCTGTAAGAAGGACATCTGACGTTGTCTTAGACGATGATGTATCGCTTATACAAGCGCCAAATCTGGTTTTTATGGGGACAAATGTTGCGTCTGGTTCTGGAACTGCAGTTGTCTACGCTACAGGCATGAATACCCAATTTGGCAAGATAGCTTCATTGACACAGACTATAAGCGCAGAGCAAAGCCCGCTGCAAAAGCAGCTTACGAGAGTTGCAAAGGTGATAGCGTATTTGTCTCTTGTGATGGGAGTATTTTTCTTCCTTTTAGGCCTTTTGATGGGAAGATCTTTGGTTGATACGTTTATGTTTGCAATAGGTATAATCACAGCCAATGTACCTGAGGGATTATTGCCGACTGTGACATTAGCGCTTGCAATGGGTGTACAGCGAATGGCAAAAAGACATGCTTTAGTGAAGAAACTTTCCAGCGTTGAGACATTAGGCGGTGCAACGGTTATTTGCACAGACAAGACGGGGACACTGACGCAAAATGAGATGACTGTAAGGGAAATCTGGACTAAAGTGGCATATTACAATGTAAGTGGTGTGGGATATGAACCAAAAGGCGACTTTTATGTTGATGACCAAAAGGTAGATGTCAAAAATCTTCCTAATGAACTTTCATTGCTGTTAAAAATAGGTTTATTGTGCAACAACAGCCGATTAGTTAGGCCTACAGATGAGAACCCCTCCTGGGGAATAATAGGCGACCCTACAGAAGGCTCGCTGGTGGTGCTGGCAGAGAAAGCTGGATTTACATTAGAAGAGATGTTGAGGGAATATCCGAGAATATCTCAACTGCCATTTGATTCAAGGCGGAAAAGGATGACTTCCATACATAAGTATGGAAAAGAAATTTACGTATTTACTAAAGGTGCACCAAAAGAAACCCTATCAGTTTGCAATTACATTTTAAGCGATGACGGCATCAAAAAATTGGAGCAGTCGGATATAGATGATATAGTTAAACAAAATGATAAATTTGCTGAATCGGGCCTTAGAGTGCTTGCAATGGCATACAAAAAAATAGATAATGAGATTAAAGAATATAGCATCGAAAATGTGGAAAACGACTTGATTTTTGTAGGCTTAGTTGCAATGATGGATCCGCCAAGGCCTGAAGTCGAATTGGCTGTCAAACAGGCACACAAAGCTGGCATAAAGATCATCATGATAACAGGTGACTATGGATTGACGGCTGAGTCAATCGCAAGAAGGATAGGCATAGTGAAAGGACCAAGGCCAAGGATAATAACAGGCAATGAATTGGACAAGATGTCTGACGAAGATCTGAAGAAAGAATTGAAGAATAAGGAGATAATATTTGCCAGAGTTGCTCCAGAACACAAGATGAAAGTTGTGGCTGCTTTGAAAGATATGGGTGAAGTGGTGGCTGTTACAGGTGATGGTGTCAACGATTCGCCTGCATTAAAGAAAGCCGATATAGGCATTGCAATGGGAAAATCAGGAACAGATGTGGCAAGAGAAGTGGCTACGATGGTCCTGACAGATGATAATTTTGCCAGCATTGTAAATGCCATAGAAGAAGGCAGAGCAGTTTACGACAACGTCAGGAAGTTTATAACGTACATCTTTGCACACTTGACACCAGAGGCAATACCATATATCTTGTTTTCACTGTTTAATATTCCTGTACCTATAACGGTAATGCAGATATTGGCTATAGATTTAGGTACTGAGACGTTGCCAGCTCTTGCTCTTGGCGTGGAGCCGCCTGAGCCCGGTGTCATGGATAGACCACCTAGATCGCCAAAAGAAAAGCTTCTGAATTTGTCGTTGTTTTTAAGAGGCTACGTGTTATTGGGCATAATAAGCTCAATAGCTGTTCTATCTGGATATTTCTGGGTTCTGTACAGCGGTGGATGGCATTGGGGAATGACGCTTCCTCTGTCTGACCCATTGGCAAGAAAGGCTGCTACAATGAGCTTTTTGGGGATAGTCATTATGCAGGTGGCAAATGTATTTGCATGCCGTACAGAGGTTGCTTCAATGTTCAGTGTAAGTTTCTTCAAAAATAGATTGCTAAACATTGGTGTGGTCTTTGAGCTGGTTTTAACTGCGCTGCTTATATATGTTCCGTTTTTGCAGAAGATATTTGATACGTATCCTGTGCCATTTAAGAATTGGCTGTTTTACGTGGCGTTTATGCCATTACTCATAGGTGCTGAAGAGATAAGGAAGTATATACTTCGCAGGAAAATTGCATCAAATCAAAAGGAGGTGAAAGGCTCTATATGA
- a CDS encoding potassium channel family protein — MNIIVAGCGRLGAELAQMLDSDGYSVVVIDKDVNAFKRLKPSFKGKFIEGVAFDKATLIKAGIEHADAVASTTNGDNTNIVTALIAKKKFNVPTIVARIYDPIRAEIYRKMGINTVSPTLWGANKMKDLICHPDLFRISSFGSGEVEIVETEASAYLDGRYVKDLVIPSEVNVVSIVRDGIAIIPTQSTVVKKGDKIFIAVTAFGKTKMKQMFM, encoded by the coding sequence ATGAATATAATTGTTGCTGGATGCGGCAGGCTTGGAGCTGAGTTGGCACAGATGTTAGATTCAGATGGCTATAGTGTCGTAGTCATAGACAAAGACGTAAATGCCTTTAAAAGATTGAAGCCTTCTTTTAAAGGAAAGTTCATTGAAGGCGTTGCTTTTGACAAGGCTACTTTAATAAAAGCAGGTATTGAACATGCAGATGCTGTTGCATCAACTACAAACGGTGATAACACTAATATCGTTACGGCTTTGATTGCAAAAAAGAAATTTAATGTTCCTACTATTGTGGCAAGGATATATGACCCCATAAGAGCTGAAATATACAGAAAAATGGGCATAAATACTGTATCTCCTACATTATGGGGTGCAAATAAGATGAAGGATTTGATTTGTCATCCTGATCTTTTTAGGATTTCGTCATTTGGCAGTGGCGAAGTGGAAATAGTAGAGACAGAAGCTTCAGCTTATTTGGATGGGCGTTACGTAAAAGATTTAGTAATTCCGTCAGAAGTGAATGTAGTCAGCATAGTAAGAGATGGCATCGCTATAATTCCAACACAAAGCACAGTTGTGAAAAAAGGAGATAAGATATTTATAGCCGTTACAGCTTTTGGAAAGACAAAGATGAAACAGATGTTTATGTAA
- a CDS encoding potassium channel family protein — protein MSIMIVGAGRLGLYLAQLMNERQEKVVVIEKDESKIDKLRKELKCDIVIGDGCNSDVLKKAGIIGTDIVVAATGHDEDNLIICQLAKYEFGVSRVVSRINNPKNDWLFTKDMGVDAAVSSARIIARLIEEEAEISGLTTIINLSEGKISIVRSIIERGSNAANKMIKDLMLPNNCVIMSVVRNNKVLLPNGSTYILPGDEVLSVVSDESKEALKNIFDAE, from the coding sequence ATGTCAATAATGATCGTTGGTGCTGGTAGATTGGGCTTATATCTTGCTCAATTGATGAATGAAAGGCAAGAAAAAGTTGTCGTGATTGAAAAAGATGAATCAAAGATTGATAAACTAAGGAAAGAATTAAAGTGTGACATAGTGATTGGAGATGGCTGTAATTCGGATGTTTTAAAAAAAGCTGGAATAATAGGAACGGATATTGTTGTCGCTGCCACAGGGCATGATGAGGACAATCTTATAATTTGTCAACTGGCAAAATACGAGTTTGGCGTATCGAGAGTAGTATCCAGGATAAACAATCCAAAAAATGACTGGCTTTTTACTAAAGATATGGGAGTAGATGCGGCTGTAAGCAGTGCCAGGATAATTGCAAGGTTAATAGAAGAAGAAGCTGAAATAAGCGGGCTTACAACCATAATCAATCTTTCAGAAGGGAAAATCTCTATCGTAAGGAGCATCATTGAAAGAGGCTCCAATGCTGCCAATAAAATGATAAAAGACTTAATGTTGCCGAATAACTGCGTTATCATGTCGGTAGTAAGAAACAACAAAGTTTTGCTTCCAAACGGTAGCACATACATCTTACCGGGTGATGAGGTCTTAAGCGTCGTAAGCGATGAGAGCAAGGAAGCATTAAAAAATATTTTTGATGCAGAGTAA
- a CDS encoding sodium-translocating pyrophosphatase → MNSYLLIIYGVVIIAALAIIGFIRFIFSQDKGDEKMQQISDSIKEGAMAFLNRQYKTITVLALIVAVLIIIANYYGHQAEGVGSAISYAWHVGLAFISGALCSAISGYIGMYMAVNSNVRAASGARKGLNKALQIALRGGAVTGLAVTALSLFGVATLFFAYGGASGQQELVKNAPSLIVGFGFGASFVALFAQLGGGIYTKAADVGADLVGKVEAGIPEDDPRNPAVIADLVGDNVGDCAGRGADLFESTAAENIGAMILGVGLYPVFGLKGILFPLVARAIGIIASIIGIVFVNTKDESKDPMIALNKGYFVTTIINIIVLFFAVKIMLSGHLSNGNSVNYLLLYGAAVAGILLSYVFVFLTNYYTSMSKRPVQEIAKASTTGAATNIITGISVGMESPALPVLFISAAIVIAYRLGQLALPNIATAGFYGTAIATMGMLSTTAYILAMDTFGPITDNAGGITEMSEAPESVRLVTDRLDACGNTTKALTKGYAVGSAALATFLLFSAYLDEVKKILGKPIDSWFAVDIGKPEVFIGAFIGAMIVFLFSSTAIRAVGKAAQYVILEVRRQFKENPGIMEGTSKPDYAKTVDIVTKGALKEMVIPGLIVVVAPILVGILLGKESAAAFLMVGTISGVIMALFLNNGGGAWDNAKKYIELGNYGGKKSEAHKAGVVGDTVGDPFKDTAGPSLHVLIKLISTITLVFASLFR, encoded by the coding sequence TTGAATTCCTATCTACTTATCATCTATGGAGTTGTTATTATTGCAGCTCTTGCCATCATTGGTTTTATTAGGTTTATTTTCAGTCAAGACAAAGGTGACGAGAAGATGCAGCAGATCTCAGACTCCATAAAAGAAGGTGCAATGGCTTTTCTAAACAGGCAGTATAAAACGATAACAGTCCTTGCACTGATAGTTGCTGTCTTAATTATAATTGCCAATTACTATGGACATCAGGCAGAAGGTGTTGGCTCTGCCATAAGCTATGCATGGCATGTTGGATTGGCATTTATATCTGGAGCTTTGTGCTCTGCTATATCCGGCTACATAGGCATGTACATGGCAGTAAATTCAAATGTAAGAGCAGCCAGTGGCGCAAGAAAAGGTCTTAATAAGGCTTTACAGATCGCTTTAAGAGGTGGGGCTGTTACAGGCCTTGCAGTTACAGCATTATCACTTTTTGGCGTGGCAACTTTGTTTTTCGCTTACGGTGGGGCATCTGGTCAGCAGGAATTAGTTAAAAATGCTCCATCATTGATAGTAGGCTTTGGCTTTGGCGCTTCTTTTGTTGCGCTTTTCGCACAGTTAGGTGGTGGTATATACACAAAAGCTGCTGACGTAGGGGCTGACCTTGTCGGCAAGGTAGAAGCAGGCATTCCAGAGGATGATCCAAGAAATCCTGCAGTAATCGCTGATTTGGTTGGCGATAACGTCGGAGATTGTGCTGGTAGGGGAGCCGACCTGTTTGAATCAACAGCCGCTGAAAATATAGGCGCTATGATTTTGGGTGTAGGCTTGTATCCTGTCTTTGGATTAAAGGGAATATTGTTCCCACTTGTAGCACGTGCAATAGGAATAATCGCTTCAATTATCGGCATTGTATTCGTAAACACAAAAGACGAATCAAAAGATCCTATGATTGCTTTAAACAAAGGATATTTTGTGACAACGATAATAAATATAATTGTGCTTTTCTTCGCTGTTAAAATTATGTTATCAGGTCATCTTTCAAATGGAAATAGCGTAAATTATCTGCTTCTATATGGTGCAGCAGTTGCAGGTATACTTTTAAGCTACGTATTTGTATTTTTGACAAATTACTACACATCTATGAGTAAAAGACCAGTTCAAGAGATCGCAAAGGCTTCAACAACCGGTGCTGCGACAAATATAATTACAGGTATTTCTGTAGGTATGGAGTCTCCGGCACTTCCTGTACTGTTTATTTCAGCAGCAATAGTTATTGCATATAGGCTTGGTCAGCTTGCACTTCCTAATATAGCAACAGCAGGCTTCTACGGTACTGCTATAGCTACAATGGGAATGCTGTCTACAACTGCTTATATATTAGCAATGGATACTTTTGGCCCTATTACTGACAACGCAGGTGGAATCACTGAAATGTCCGAAGCACCTGAGTCAGTAAGGCTTGTAACAGATAGGCTTGATGCATGTGGAAATACGACAAAGGCGTTGACAAAAGGCTATGCAGTAGGATCTGCAGCGCTGGCTACATTCCTCCTTTTCTCTGCATATCTTGATGAAGTTAAGAAAATACTTGGCAAACCTATCGATTCTTGGTTTGCTGTAGACATAGGCAAACCAGAGGTTTTCATAGGAGCATTTATAGGTGCTATGATAGTATTTCTCTTTAGCTCAACAGCTATAAGAGCTGTTGGTAAAGCGGCACAATACGTCATACTGGAAGTCAGAAGGCAATTTAAAGAAAACCCAGGTATTATGGAAGGCACATCAAAGCCAGACTACGCGAAAACAGTTGATATAGTTACAAAAGGTGCATTGAAAGAGATGGTTATCCCCGGTCTTATAGTCGTTGTGGCGCCTATCTTAGTTGGTATTTTGCTTGGCAAAGAATCTGCAGCAGCGTTTTTGATGGTTGGCACTATATCTGGTGTAATAATGGCTTTGTTCTTGAATAACGGTGGTGGTGCTTGGGATAACGCTAAAAAATATATTGAATTAGGTAATTACGGTGGCAAAAAGTCTGAAGCCCATAAAGCAGGTGTTGTAGGCGATACAGTCGGTGATCCATTTAAAGACACTGCAGGTCCATCATTACACGTTTTGATAAAGCTTATAAGCACTATCACGCTTGTGTTTGCATCCTTGTTTAGATAA